The Rhodococcus triatomae genome includes a window with the following:
- a CDS encoding DUF6131 family protein has translation MVIVGIILVVAGLVFSVPIVTFIGAVLAVVGLALMLFGSMGHAVAGRRHYY, from the coding sequence ATGGTCATTGTCGGAATCATCCTCGTGGTCGCGGGGCTCGTCTTCAGCGTCCCGATCGTGACGTTCATCGGAGCGGTCCTGGCGGTCGTCGGACTGGCGTTGATGCTCTTCGGATCGATGGGGCACGCCGTGGCGGGCCGACGACACTACTACTGA
- a CDS encoding TetR/AcrR family transcriptional regulator — MTLPLITFTGLAKRLGVTFPALYKHVDGIDSLRLLVAEEIFDRWELPPLDADAADDVAEYLTTLAESLRELVHRHPGIAWYLARVDTRTPVALRKIDQHHGQVAARYGFTPTQASWLLSTVASHAVALADTIYPTRDDRAREELTGRIDLPTLSRVAPSPETAGFGLSMRALVTGALAIVPELP, encoded by the coding sequence ATGACCCTTCCGCTCATCACGTTCACCGGTCTGGCCAAGCGACTCGGCGTGACCTTTCCCGCGCTGTACAAGCACGTCGACGGCATCGACAGCCTTCGACTGCTCGTCGCCGAGGAGATCTTCGACCGGTGGGAGTTGCCACCCCTCGACGCGGACGCGGCGGACGACGTGGCCGAGTACCTCACCACGCTCGCGGAATCGCTCCGGGAACTGGTGCATCGCCACCCGGGAATCGCCTGGTACCTCGCCCGGGTGGACACCCGAACACCGGTGGCCCTGAGGAAGATCGACCAGCACCACGGCCAGGTTGCGGCGCGCTACGGCTTCACCCCGACCCAGGCGTCCTGGCTGCTGTCCACGGTGGCCTCACACGCCGTCGCCTTGGCGGACACGATCTACCCGACACGGGACGACCGGGCCCGCGAGGAACTTACGGGGCGGATCGACCTGCCCACGCTCTCGCGCGTGGCTCCGAGCCCGGAGACCGCCGGATTCGGCCTCTCCATGCGCGCCCTCGTCACCGGGGCTCTCGCGATCGTGCCCGAACTCCCCTGA
- a CDS encoding flavin-containing monooxygenase, whose amino-acid sequence MNDNSYRVCVIGAGSAGIAAVKVLAERGIDVECFELSDRVGGNWVWRNSNGVSAAYRSLHINTSRRRMEFSDFPMPGDLPDFARHDQVAAYFDAYADRFGLREHIRFRTGVDHVEPRRDGTFEVTLSTGERPLYDAVLVANGHHWDQRLPEPMFPGLDTFTGTVMHSHAYTAEEQLLGRKVVVVGMGNSAMDIAVDASYHSDETYLSARRGVHVVPKYVWGRPYDQIGGSEWLPGSVRWPIARRLMAAATGPMERYGLPAPDHRFAQAHPTMSSRILDRLAHGAITPKPNIDRFDGDHVVFTDGSRVEADLVVFCTGYKISFPFFDRDFLDPSGDNEVELYRRVFHTTVPGLYFVGLIQPLGAIMPIAERQSELIADHLQGVYRLPSASSMRKEIAAHRRGIEKRYVASKRHTIQADYDDYMRTLRLERRRGTRRAAGRTPVDRPVASAAARRAAELAAEVPA is encoded by the coding sequence ATGAACGACAACAGTTACCGGGTGTGCGTGATCGGTGCGGGATCGGCAGGCATCGCCGCAGTCAAGGTGCTCGCCGAACGCGGCATCGACGTCGAGTGTTTCGAGCTGTCCGATCGGGTCGGCGGCAACTGGGTCTGGAGAAACAGCAACGGGGTGTCGGCGGCGTACCGGTCCCTCCACATCAACACCTCCCGGCGGCGTATGGAGTTCAGCGACTTCCCGATGCCCGGTGACCTGCCGGACTTCGCGCGGCACGATCAGGTGGCGGCCTACTTCGACGCGTATGCCGACCGTTTCGGTCTGCGCGAGCACATCAGGTTCCGCACCGGCGTCGACCATGTGGAGCCCCGGCGCGACGGCACCTTCGAGGTCACCTTGTCGACGGGGGAGCGGCCGCTGTACGACGCGGTACTGGTCGCCAACGGTCACCATTGGGATCAACGACTGCCGGAACCGATGTTCCCGGGCCTCGACACGTTCACCGGGACGGTGATGCACTCGCACGCCTACACCGCGGAGGAACAGTTACTGGGCCGCAAGGTCGTGGTCGTCGGGATGGGGAACTCGGCGATGGACATCGCGGTGGATGCGTCCTACCACTCCGACGAGACGTACCTGTCGGCGCGGCGCGGGGTTCACGTCGTCCCCAAGTACGTGTGGGGCCGCCCGTACGACCAGATCGGGGGAAGCGAATGGCTGCCCGGTTCCGTCCGCTGGCCGATCGCGCGCCGGCTGATGGCCGCGGCGACGGGGCCGATGGAGAGATACGGGCTGCCTGCTCCCGATCACCGCTTCGCGCAGGCGCATCCGACGATGTCGAGCCGGATACTCGACCGCCTGGCCCACGGTGCGATCACCCCGAAGCCGAACATCGACCGCTTCGACGGTGACCACGTCGTCTTCACCGACGGCAGCCGGGTCGAGGCGGACCTGGTGGTGTTCTGCACCGGCTACAAGATCAGTTTCCCGTTCTTCGACCGTGACTTCCTCGACCCGTCGGGCGACAACGAGGTGGAGCTGTACCGGCGGGTGTTCCATACCACCGTGCCCGGCCTGTACTTCGTCGGGCTGATCCAGCCGCTCGGTGCGATCATGCCCATCGCGGAGCGCCAGTCCGAGCTGATCGCCGATCACCTGCAGGGCGTGTACCGGCTGCCGAGCGCGTCGAGCATGCGCAAGGAGATCGCGGCGCACCGGCGGGGGATCGAGAAGCGGTACGTGGCGTCGAAGCGGCACACCATTCAGGCCGACTACGACGACTACATGCGCACGCTGCGGCTCGAGCGCCGGCGCGGTACCCGTCGCGCGGCCGGCCGGACTCCGGTCGACCGGCCCGTGGCGAGCGCCGCCGCGCGGCGAGCGGCCGAACTCGCCGCGGAGGTGCCCGCATGA
- a CDS encoding fatty acid desaturase family protein codes for MAITDIKEYAHLHTDDVAALRAELDHIRREITDSLGASDAAYIRRTIAFQRILDAAARLVIVGSRTKTGWALGVSALAAAKSIENMEIGHNVSHGQWDWMNDPEIHSSSWEWDMAGVSSQWRYSHNYRHHVFNNVVGVDDDLGFGIIRITRDQPWRPSDLLQPLRNLLLAITFEWGVALHDLHAERERAGSDAEKSAHSRALLGKISRQAAKDYLLLPLLSGKRWRRTLTAGIVANLLRNLWAYVVIFCGHFPDGAEKFTREELAGENRGEWYLRQMLGTANFRAGPVLAFASGNLCYQIEHHLFPDLPSNRYADIAPKVRALCEEFDLPYTTGSLTRQYLQVLRTIHKLALPDRFLVADSDDAPETASELRFRDTEASRAPGIRPAEHVPPPPGAWRSGLGTALRAPHPRRRRIRRPARAHGPR; via the coding sequence ATGGCAATCACCGATATCAAGGAATACGCACACCTGCACACCGACGACGTCGCGGCCCTGCGCGCCGAACTGGACCACATACGTCGAGAGATCACCGATTCACTCGGCGCGTCGGACGCCGCATACATCCGCCGCACGATCGCGTTCCAGCGCATTCTGGACGCCGCCGCGCGGTTGGTGATCGTCGGTAGCCGGACGAAGACGGGCTGGGCGCTCGGGGTCTCGGCTCTCGCTGCGGCGAAGAGCATCGAGAACATGGAGATCGGGCACAACGTGTCCCACGGTCAGTGGGACTGGATGAACGATCCGGAGATCCATTCCTCCAGTTGGGAATGGGACATGGCAGGCGTCTCGTCACAGTGGCGTTACTCCCACAACTATCGCCACCACGTGTTCAACAACGTGGTCGGCGTGGACGACGACCTCGGATTCGGCATCATCCGAATCACCCGTGACCAGCCGTGGCGGCCGTCGGACCTTCTTCAACCGTTGCGGAACCTGTTGTTGGCGATCACCTTCGAATGGGGTGTCGCCCTCCATGATCTCCACGCCGAGCGGGAGCGTGCCGGCAGTGACGCCGAGAAGTCCGCTCATTCGCGGGCGCTGCTCGGAAAGATCTCCCGACAGGCCGCGAAGGACTACCTCCTCCTACCGCTCCTCAGCGGGAAACGCTGGCGACGAACGTTGACGGCGGGCATCGTGGCGAATCTGCTTCGCAACCTGTGGGCATATGTGGTGATCTTCTGCGGCCACTTCCCCGACGGGGCCGAGAAATTCACGCGCGAGGAACTCGCGGGCGAGAATCGCGGGGAGTGGTACCTCCGTCAGATGCTGGGCACCGCGAACTTCCGCGCGGGCCCCGTTCTGGCCTTCGCGAGCGGAAACCTGTGCTACCAGATCGAGCACCACCTCTTTCCGGACCTCCCGAGCAATCGCTACGCAGACATTGCCCCGAAAGTGCGTGCCCTGTGCGAAGAATTCGATCTTCCGTACACCACCGGGTCGCTCACCAGACAGTATCTGCAGGTGCTCCGCACCATCCACAAACTCGCTCTTCCCGACAGGTTCCTCGTCGCGGACTCCGACGACGCCCCGGAAACCGCATCGGAACTCAGGTTCCGCGACACGGAAGCGTCGCGGGCACCCGGGATCCGCCCGGCCGAGCACGTCCCGCCCCCGCCGGGCGCATGGCGGTCCGGGCTCGGTACCGCACTGCGAGCGCCGCACCCGAGACGTCGCCGGATCCGTCGGCCTGCCCGGGCACACGGCCCCCGGTGA
- a CDS encoding siderophore-interacting protein encodes MTSGNATHDDEAVADTGGALSGADHARAIGTVEMRVVELRRPARHLLRIVAESLVPLEDPNWLRPNVAVRIHLATVGDGEISRVYTVRSLDLGAWRMEIDVVLHPGTSPMMMWVAALRAGEVFRLTGPRPHFLPPVVPGRRIAMFLDETAIPALYAILRQWPSGSEAVGWVESADPFPVEELREAADSAGVTLHHVRRDPESLPGTTGALVAAARTLTDPAGHTVWAAGERDEMRALRTHFRSEVGLPKDDVAVFGYWKHGMSTSEVDRHRLAHYERTLAAGGRIDDLDDFAIGV; translated from the coding sequence ATGACATCCGGGAATGCGACACACGACGACGAGGCGGTGGCCGACACCGGTGGAGCGTTGAGCGGCGCGGATCATGCGCGCGCGATCGGCACGGTGGAGATGCGTGTCGTCGAGTTACGTCGGCCGGCGCGCCACCTGTTACGGATCGTCGCCGAATCGCTCGTGCCGCTCGAGGACCCGAATTGGTTGCGCCCCAACGTCGCCGTCCGGATCCATCTCGCGACCGTCGGTGACGGCGAGATCTCCCGGGTCTACACGGTCCGCAGCCTCGACCTCGGTGCCTGGCGCATGGAGATCGACGTCGTCCTGCATCCGGGAACGAGCCCGATGATGATGTGGGTGGCCGCGCTCCGGGCCGGCGAGGTGTTCCGGCTGACCGGGCCGAGACCGCACTTCCTCCCTCCCGTCGTGCCCGGACGCCGTATCGCGATGTTCCTCGACGAGACCGCGATTCCCGCCCTGTACGCGATTCTGCGGCAGTGGCCGTCGGGGTCCGAGGCGGTCGGGTGGGTCGAGTCCGCCGATCCGTTCCCGGTCGAGGAACTTCGTGAGGCTGCGGACAGTGCGGGTGTCACGCTGCATCACGTGCGCCGCGACCCGGAGAGCCTGCCGGGAACCACCGGTGCCCTCGTCGCGGCGGCGAGGACGCTCACCGATCCGGCGGGCCATACCGTGTGGGCGGCGGGCGAGCGCGACGAGATGAGGGCGCTCCGGACCCACTTCCGTTCGGAAGTAGGCCTGCCCAAGGACGACGTGGCCGTGTTCGGGTACTGGAAGCACGGGATGAGCACCAGTGAGGTCGACCGGCACCGTCTCGCCCACTACGAGCGGACGCTGGCGGCGGGTGGGAGGATCGACGATCTGGACGACTTCGCCATCGGAGTCTGA
- a CDS encoding TetR/AcrR family transcriptional regulator C-terminal domain-containing protein: MPKDSARSSNPRGVSPGDGRITRHRILEAALEIIDGDGVEGLSMRRLGKALDRDPMTLYRHAPNKAAVLDGVAEMVLGQLEVDTDDGDWITQLRTVAHRFRRLALDHPQVVPLLVTRPLSTPLGMRPLGTLKPLEDILSLLVSAGFTAPGALHVYRALFGFLHGHVLDELQELVERPEETDDLLRLGLHRLPVGEFPHLRGLAPVLAAYDGEFELERGLDILFAGLTVTLTDTDPDVDPAAPAPAPI, translated from the coding sequence ATGCCGAAGGATTCGGCTCGCAGTTCGAATCCCCGCGGGGTGTCCCCGGGCGACGGCCGGATCACCCGGCACCGCATTCTCGAGGCCGCGCTCGAGATCATCGACGGCGACGGGGTCGAGGGGCTCTCCATGCGACGCCTCGGCAAAGCGCTGGACCGCGACCCGATGACCCTCTACCGGCATGCGCCCAACAAGGCCGCGGTGCTCGACGGCGTCGCCGAGATGGTTCTCGGGCAACTCGAGGTCGACACCGACGACGGCGACTGGATCACGCAGCTGCGCACCGTCGCACACCGATTTCGCAGGCTCGCCCTCGACCACCCCCAGGTGGTGCCGCTCCTGGTCACCAGGCCGCTCTCCACGCCGCTCGGCATGCGTCCGCTGGGGACGCTGAAGCCGCTCGAGGACATCCTCTCCCTGCTCGTCAGTGCGGGATTCACGGCCCCCGGCGCACTGCACGTCTACCGCGCGCTGTTCGGTTTCCTTCACGGTCACGTGCTCGACGAGTTGCAGGAGCTGGTCGAGCGTCCGGAGGAGACGGACGATCTGTTGCGTCTGGGGCTCCATCGACTGCCCGTCGGAGAGTTTCCCCACCTCCGCGGTCTGGCGCCGGTGCTGGCCGCCTACGACGGGGAGTTCGAACTCGAGCGCGGCCTGGACATCCTCTTCGCCGGATTGACGGTCACGCTCACCGATACCGACCCCGACGTCGATCCGGCGGCACCGGCACCGGCACCGATCTGA
- a CDS encoding class I SAM-dependent methyltransferase: protein MSGDAEAIAANRANWDDRADVHARSDMYDVDGFLAGPAEISSVVRNDLAVLAPHLPESGICGRTLLHLQCHIGTDTVSWARLGAVDVHGLDLSPNSLSHARRIAEADGREITWVGGDARFASSVIDRRFDTIVTSAGTIVWLPGLIEWARSIHDLLEPGGVFLIRDDHPILGAMAFEPWDVTDDYLGGGGARTYEDSGTYTADSAGQVAHVTNHEWRHDLGEIVGALLAAGLRIEALEELPYMDWPAFPGLVPCREGWELGPGAPRIPLNFAVVARRTR, encoded by the coding sequence ATGAGCGGTGACGCGGAGGCTATTGCCGCCAACCGGGCGAACTGGGACGACCGGGCCGACGTCCACGCGCGTTCGGACATGTACGACGTCGACGGCTTTCTGGCCGGGCCCGCGGAGATCTCGTCGGTGGTCCGCAACGATCTCGCCGTGTTGGCTCCCCACCTACCGGAATCCGGAATATGTGGGCGCACGCTGCTGCACCTGCAGTGCCATATCGGAACCGATACCGTTTCGTGGGCCAGGCTCGGTGCGGTCGACGTCCACGGCCTCGATCTCTCGCCGAATTCCCTGAGCCATGCCCGCCGTATCGCGGAGGCGGACGGCAGGGAGATCACCTGGGTCGGCGGTGACGCCCGGTTCGCCTCGTCGGTGATCGATCGCCGGTTCGACACGATCGTGACCAGTGCCGGGACGATCGTGTGGCTCCCCGGTCTCATCGAGTGGGCCCGGTCGATCCATGATCTCCTCGAGCCGGGAGGGGTGTTCCTGATCCGTGACGACCACCCGATCCTGGGAGCGATGGCCTTCGAACCCTGGGACGTCACCGACGACTACCTCGGTGGCGGCGGTGCCCGCACCTACGAGGACTCGGGGACCTACACCGCCGACTCCGCCGGGCAGGTGGCGCACGTGACGAACCACGAGTGGCGGCACGATCTGGGGGAGATCGTCGGGGCGCTGCTCGCGGCCGGTCTGCGTATCGAAGCCCTGGAGGAACTTCCGTACATGGACTGGCCGGCCTTCCCCGGCCTCGTTCCCTGCCGGGAGGGGTGGGAGCTCGGTCCCGGGGCACCCCGGATTCCACTGAACTTCGCCGTCGTCGCCCGGCGAACGCGGTGA
- a CDS encoding polysaccharide deacetylase family protein: MPVASPGSVAAPSMAPAPAARQGRAPAGVDRGALVARFEGVPATQWGTHLPGVVTHVSAGGPGRPLALTFDGCGGPAGSGVDHALLDLLERERIPATLFLNRRWIDAHPDLVRDLAAHPLFEVENHGSRHLPLSVHGRSAYGIDGTGSSAEVVDEVLDNHERIRTLTGREPHWFRAGTAHYDEVAVDIVGEIGVRIAGFAVNGDGGATFGAGQVRASLLGAESGAIVLLHLNHPQGGTAEGLEAALPELRASGTHFVLLEQGRD; encoded by the coding sequence GTGCCCGTCGCGTCGCCCGGGTCGGTGGCGGCGCCGTCGATGGCCCCGGCCCCGGCCGCGCGGCAGGGCCGGGCGCCCGCAGGGGTGGATCGCGGAGCGCTCGTGGCTCGCTTCGAGGGTGTTCCGGCGACGCAGTGGGGCACACATCTTCCGGGTGTCGTCACGCACGTCTCCGCGGGCGGACCCGGTCGGCCGCTGGCGCTGACCTTCGACGGTTGCGGTGGACCGGCAGGCTCGGGTGTGGATCACGCCCTGCTCGATCTGTTGGAGCGAGAAAGGATTCCGGCGACACTGTTCCTGAACCGGCGGTGGATCGACGCCCACCCGGATCTCGTCCGGGACCTCGCCGCTCACCCGCTGTTCGAGGTGGAGAACCACGGGTCCCGGCACCTGCCGTTGTCGGTGCACGGCCGGTCCGCGTACGGGATCGACGGCACCGGGTCGAGCGCGGAGGTCGTGGACGAGGTCCTCGACAATCACGAGCGTATCCGTACGCTCACCGGCCGGGAGCCGCACTGGTTCCGCGCGGGCACGGCGCACTACGACGAGGTGGCGGTCGACATCGTCGGCGAGATCGGTGTCCGGATTGCAGGATTCGCTGTCAACGGTGACGGCGGGGCGACGTTCGGCGCCGGGCAGGTGCGCGCGTCCCTGCTCGGCGCCGAGTCCGGGGCCATCGTGTTGCTGCACCTCAATCACCCGCAGGGTGGCACTGCCGAGGGGCTCGAGGCGGCGCTGCCGGAGCTCCGTGCGTCGGGTACACATTTCGTCCTCCTCGAGCAGGGGAGGGACTGA
- a CDS encoding TetR/AcrR family transcriptional regulator: MPTATWERLPQERRAAVIEAAEAEFAARGFSHGSLNTICREAGVSKGSLFQYFTDKADMYVYLADRASRRIRAAIEAEAARLHWNDDFYSSMLSLTETWVRYFYDHPRDLAMTAATNLEPDQTARASVREVVNEHYTEVLSPLLDAARDNGQLTREADPQAILAVLLVLLPHLAIAPHVRGLDSVMGLEASDAEQAAAAGTRMIAVAVRPYVR, translated from the coding sequence ATGCCGACGGCCACGTGGGAGCGACTTCCGCAAGAACGACGGGCTGCGGTGATCGAGGCAGCCGAGGCGGAGTTCGCCGCACGAGGATTCAGCCACGGCAGCCTGAACACGATCTGCCGGGAAGCGGGCGTCTCCAAGGGGAGCCTGTTCCAGTACTTCACCGACAAGGCCGACATGTACGTGTACCTGGCCGATCGGGCGAGCAGACGCATTCGCGCGGCCATCGAAGCCGAGGCAGCCAGGTTGCACTGGAACGACGACTTCTACTCGTCGATGCTCTCCCTCACCGAGACCTGGGTGCGGTACTTCTACGACCATCCCCGCGACCTCGCGATGACGGCCGCCACGAACCTCGAACCCGATCAGACGGCCCGCGCCTCGGTCCGCGAGGTGGTCAACGAGCACTACACCGAGGTGCTGTCCCCGCTCCTCGACGCCGCCCGTGACAACGGGCAGCTGACGAGAGAGGCTGACCCCCAGGCGATCCTGGCAGTACTCCTGGTACTGCTGCCACACCTGGCGATCGCGCCCCACGTCCGGGGACTCGACTCCGTCATGGGGCTGGAAGCCTCCGACGCGGAGCAGGCCGCGGCCGCGGGCACGAGGATGATCGCCGTCGCCGTCCGGCCCTACGTGCGCTGA
- a CDS encoding alpha/beta hydrolase: protein MSRTVYFTVDGERCEADLHLPEPTGAGRPPIIVMAHGLGAVRAMGLDAYAERFVSAGYGCLVFDYRHFGGSDGVPRHLVAPRRQQADWTAAIDFARGLEEVDGDRIVAWGTSFGGGNVIATAATRPDGLVAAIAQCPFTDGIASTLAMSPRSSMGATLAAVRDVVTSRLKRAGSPILDGLVTGTGTHSTIDTSTCAGSPGLAMAGAFLSMSGAMGTRGPVRAGAARIRQLDGAGGRCTRRSTRESKQQG from the coding sequence ATGAGCCGCACCGTGTACTTCACCGTCGACGGGGAACGGTGCGAGGCCGACCTCCATCTGCCCGAGCCGACCGGTGCGGGCAGGCCGCCGATCATCGTGATGGCGCACGGTCTCGGCGCCGTCCGCGCCATGGGACTCGACGCCTACGCGGAGCGCTTCGTTTCCGCGGGCTACGGCTGCCTGGTGTTCGACTACCGCCATTTCGGCGGCAGTGACGGTGTGCCGCGCCACCTCGTCGCCCCGCGGAGACAACAGGCGGACTGGACAGCGGCAATCGACTTCGCCCGCGGTCTCGAGGAGGTGGACGGTGACCGGATCGTGGCCTGGGGAACGTCGTTCGGCGGGGGCAACGTCATCGCGACAGCTGCCACCCGGCCCGACGGGCTGGTCGCCGCGATCGCGCAGTGCCCGTTCACCGACGGTATCGCGTCGACATTGGCGATGAGCCCACGCTCGTCGATGGGTGCCACCCTCGCCGCCGTCCGTGACGTGGTCACCAGCCGTCTAAAGCGAGCGGGTTCGCCGATTCTTGACGGTCTTGTCACCGGAACCGGAACCCATTCGACGATCGACACCTCGACGTGTGCCGGTTCTCCTGGCCTCGCAATGGCAGGCGCATTCCTATCGATGAGCGGCGCGATGGGGACCCGAGGACCGGTAAGAGCGGGTGCAGCGCGAATCAGGCAGCTCGACGGCGCCGGAGGGCGATGTACGCGACGCTCGACACGAGAAAGCAAGCAGCAAGGATGA
- a CDS encoding LGFP repeat-containing protein yields the protein MAVAQPASPPTSTAESDSSQRYPSTSTTPESPGVTATTQAPPSSPGVAATPSPVVPATGETSENQTPSDTESTASETEQVVVELPHPVSVGDALTLRTTVDLVGLQYTTMGAAGGVSVAEGQSDADVIAQLDAATSPYGFTPAITAIVVRQPRTSGPSEPNARTAEPTVPIVSDALQDKVDSMAGGLPEGGTAGQPQQPEIAPPPASRSEQPQVGVQAEGDNAAWSPAYANSTAWEFESSVATIRHDLVWDGSTDYPWAIIDDFGLEIGDKQVNENLLPGIRPYCPDTSSETGYWARRVDANNVLSWTIMIPNNDPDVYRSYLDWENSTDSCKEMELAVGIGYPNRLQSYGQEFRIFTEIRTPRGNDAGTDVNSDLQAPSNDCPPGVNPNTTCMGLNIDRGYGGTSLLRTGTGKPFPGSWHWQYDTAIAEWVQAQCAAYGRIGDAYRRNNSAAGPLGTCETWEYPGPGDGRQQNFANGRIYWHPNTDAWAVHGAIGTHYIALSEASGPLRYPTSDELNCPTRPDCKFNRFETGNIYWSPTTGAHGVYGAIFDEYGRQGYENGRFGLPTTDEFSVGADRQVNFEGGWIRWIAATGAVITS from the coding sequence GTGGCTGTAGCACAGCCGGCATCCCCTCCTACGTCGACCGCCGAATCGGATAGCAGCCAACGCTATCCATCAACGAGCACCACGCCCGAATCGCCGGGCGTCACAGCCACTACTCAAGCTCCGCCGTCATCTCCCGGTGTCGCCGCAACCCCGAGCCCAGTGGTACCTGCCACAGGAGAGACTTCAGAGAATCAAACGCCGTCAGATACGGAATCGACTGCATCCGAGACCGAGCAGGTCGTCGTCGAGTTACCACATCCCGTTTCGGTCGGGGATGCCCTGACGCTACGCACCACCGTCGACCTGGTCGGACTGCAGTACACCACGATGGGTGCAGCCGGCGGCGTCTCCGTGGCAGAAGGCCAGTCGGATGCCGATGTCATCGCTCAACTGGATGCCGCCACGTCGCCGTATGGCTTCACCCCGGCGATCACCGCGATCGTGGTGAGGCAACCGCGAACCAGCGGGCCCTCAGAGCCGAATGCTCGAACCGCTGAGCCCACGGTCCCCATCGTCAGCGACGCATTGCAGGACAAAGTCGACAGTATGGCCGGCGGATTACCTGAGGGCGGGACGGCGGGACAACCGCAGCAACCAGAGATCGCGCCTCCGCCTGCGTCGCGATCCGAACAACCTCAAGTGGGTGTTCAAGCAGAAGGCGACAATGCCGCCTGGAGCCCTGCTTACGCGAACAGCACCGCGTGGGAGTTCGAATCCAGTGTCGCCACCATCCGACATGACCTCGTTTGGGACGGCTCGACCGACTACCCGTGGGCCATCATCGATGACTTCGGTCTTGAGATCGGAGACAAACAGGTCAATGAGAACCTGCTTCCTGGAATACGCCCATACTGCCCCGACACATCAAGCGAGACAGGCTACTGGGCTCGCCGCGTCGACGCAAACAACGTGTTGTCCTGGACCATAATGATTCCGAACAACGACCCGGATGTGTACAGGTCCTACCTCGACTGGGAAAACAGCACCGACAGCTGCAAAGAAATGGAACTCGCAGTCGGCATCGGCTACCCCAATCGGCTCCAGTCGTACGGCCAAGAGTTCCGCATCTTCACCGAGATCCGAACCCCCCGGGGAAATGACGCAGGAACAGATGTGAACTCGGATCTGCAAGCCCCAAGCAACGATTGCCCACCAGGAGTGAACCCGAATACCACCTGCATGGGACTCAACATCGATCGCGGTTACGGTGGAACAAGTCTTCTCCGAACGGGAACGGGAAAACCATTTCCTGGCTCGTGGCACTGGCAATATGACACCGCCATAGCCGAGTGGGTGCAGGCGCAATGTGCGGCCTACGGGCGCATCGGAGATGCATATCGTCGCAACAACAGCGCAGCAGGCCCTCTCGGGACCTGTGAAACCTGGGAGTATCCAGGACCAGGGGATGGACGCCAACAAAACTTCGCGAACGGCCGCATCTACTGGCACCCCAACACCGACGCCTGGGCAGTCCACGGCGCTATCGGAACCCACTACATCGCCCTGAGTGAAGCCAGCGGCCCCCTCCGATACCCCACCAGTGACGAACTCAATTGTCCGACTCGACCCGACTGCAAGTTCAATCGATTCGAGACTGGCAACATCTATTGGTCGCCGACCACCGGGGCACACGGTGTCTATGGGGCGATCTTCGACGAATACGGTAGGCAAGGATACGAAAACGGGCGTTTCGGCCTACCGACAACCGATGAATTCTCAGTCGGTGCCGACCGGCAAGTCAACTTCGAAGGTGGCTGGATCCGGTGGATTGCCGCCACAGGCGCAGTCATCACCTCATGA